The Desulfuromonas sp. nucleotide sequence GGGTACCGAGATGGTCATGCCCGGCGACAACATCGCCATGAGCGTGAGCCTGATCACCCCGATCGCGATGGACAAGGAACTGCGGTTCGCCATTCGTGAGGGCGGTCGGACCGTCGGCGCCGGCGTCGTCAGTGAAATCATCGAGTAATAGAGGATAGCTTCCATGTCGAGCCAGAAGATCAGAATCCGTTTAAAGGCTTATGACCACAAACTGCTCGATCAGTCGGTCAGCGAGATTGTTGATACCGCAAAGCGCACTGGCGCTCGGGTCGCTGGGCCCATTCCGCTGCCCACGGTGATCAACAAGTATTGTGTTCTGCGTGG carries:
- the rpsJ gene encoding 30S ribosomal protein S10; amino-acid sequence: MSSQKIRIRLKAYDHKLLDQSVSEIVDTAKRTGARVAGPIPLPTVINKYCVLRGPHVDKKSREQFEMRTHKRLLDILEPTQQTVDALMKLDLSAGVDVEIKL